Part of the Mycolicibacterium mengxianglii genome is shown below.
CGTGACGTTGGTATTCGGGTGCTCGGCGGTCTCGGTGAAGACGAGTTCCTGTGCAGCCCTGATCAATCGGCAATCCGGGCAATCGATGATCTGCAGCGGCGGCTGCAGGCCGTAGTGCTGCCAGCGTTTACGCAGCAGTTCGGCATACGCCTCGTCGATCATGAAGTGCACCGCGGTCAGCTCATCGGCGCGCAGCCCGCGGCCGTAACGCAGCGCCTCCAGCAGGGCCAGGTCCACCGAGTTGACCAAGACGAACACCCGATGCTGGTCATAAGTCACCGAATCCGGCTCGAGGCCGCGGACACCTTCGAGAATGGCCGCCTCAGCCCGGTACTCGCGGTTGAGACGGATCAGGGCGAACACCAGGATCGGGAAGATCACCACCACCAGCCACGCACCTTCGGTGAACTTCGCGATGGCGAAGATCGCCACCACGACCGTCGACACCAGGCCCGCGGAGAAATTGATCACCAGCTTGTAGCGCCACCCTGGTTCACGGTGTGTCAGATGGTGTTTCGACATTCCGTAACCGGCCATCGCGAAACCGGTGAACACCCCGATGGCGTAGAACGGCACCAGGTCGTTGACCGAGCCGCCGGTGAAGACCAACAGCGCCACCGCCAGCACCGTGAGCACGATGATGCCGTTGCTGAACACCAGTCGTTGGCCGCGTCTGGCCAGCTGTCGGGGCAGGAACCGGTCCTCGGCGACGTAATTCGCAAGAGCGGGGAAGCCGTTGAAGCTGGTGTTGGCACCGGTGAACAGAATGGCGGCGGTGGCGATCTGCACCAGGCCGTAGAGCACATGGCCCGCCGGCCCGGAGCCGAAGACGGCGCGGGCGATCTCGGAGAGCACCGATGGATAGCCCGCCGTGTACGGGATGGCGTGCGTGGCGTAGGCCAGGTAGGCCACCCCGGCCAGCAGGAAGGCCAGCACCGTCGCCATCACGACCAGCACCTTGCGGGCGTTGGTGCCCGCCGGTTCGCGGAATGACCCCACAGTGTTGGAGATCGCCTCCACCCCGGTCAGGGATGCCCCGCCGTTGGCGAAGGCCCGCAGCAGCACCAACAAGGTGGCGCCCATGATCAGCCCGTCGGCGTGCTGCACCGGCACGGTGCCGATGAGGGTGGCGGGGTCGTACTGCGGCAGCCCCCAGATCAGGTGCCGCACAACGCCGGTGGTGATCATCACGGTCATCATCACGATGAAGAAGTAGGTGGGCACCGCGAACGGCCGGCCTACCTCCCGCAGGCCCCGCAGATTCACGAAACACATCGCGATCACCACGCCGACGGTGATCTCCAGGCTGTAGGGACCCAGCATCCGGACCGCGGAGACCACCGCCACCGTGCCGGCGGCGGCCTGCACCGCGACGGTGACGACGTAGTCGATCAGCAGCGCCGCGGCCGCGACCTGAGCCACCCGCGGCCCGAAATTGTCCCGCGCCACCACATACGATCCGCCGGCCCGGGTGTAGGTCATCACCACCTGGCAGTAGGAGGCGGCCACCAGGATCAGGATGCACAGGATCACCCCGGTGATCGGCAGCAGCAGCGCGAACGCGCCCAGCGCGGCATACGGCAGCAGTTCGATCAGGATGACCTCGGTGCCGTATGCGCTCGACGAGATCGCATCCGGCGAAAGAACACCGAGTGCAACACGATTGGAGAGCTTCTCGTTCTTGAGTTGGTCGGTGATCAGCGGCTTGCCGAGGAACAGCCTCTTGAGGGTGTAGCCGTAGGACGGCGGGAGGGGTGGCGGAGCCGGCGGGCCCGTCTCGGTCGGCATGGTCACCGCAACATTCTGACGCGCGACGTGGTTTGCTGCCTGGCATTGACGCGTTGGCCCACCGGTTGGGTGGTCGCCGGGCATCGGTGACGCGGTTACCCCGATACCGGTAGCTTCCCCAGGAAGGGCCTGATCAGGTTGGTCACGTCATCGAGGGCGGACTCGAGCAGGAAGTGGCCGCCGTCGAGAAGGTGGATCTCCGCATTCGGTAGATCTTCGGCGAAAGCCGTGGCCCCGTCCGGACCGAAGATGCCGTCACCGCGGCCCCATACCGCCAGTAGCGGCACCTGACTGCTACGGAAGTACTCGTGCAGAGCCGGGTACATCGGGGCGTTGGTGGCGTAGTCGTGGAACAGCTTGAGCTGCACCGCGTCATTGCCGGGCCGGGAAATCAAGTTGTAGTCGTGGTACCAGGATTCGGGGCTGACCAGGGTTTCGTCGGATACGCCGTTGGTGTACTGCCAGCGGGTGGCTTCCAGGGTGAAGTACTGGCGCACACCGGCTTCGGTATCGGCATTCTGCTGCTGCTGGTAGGCCACGATGGGTGCCCAGAACCCCGTGACGAAACCCGCGTCATAAGCGTTGCCGCTTTGGGAGATGATTGCGGTGATCGCGGATGGCGCGGCCGTGGCCAGTCGCCAGCCGATGGGGGCGCCGTAGTCATGGACGTAGAGGGCGTAACGCGAGATTCCCAGGTGCTCGAGCAGCCCGGCTGTCAGACCGGTGAGTGCGTCAAAGGTGTAGTCGAACTCGTCGACGCCCGGGGCGTCAGACAACCCGAACCCGAGGTGATCGGGCGCGATCACATGGAAGGTGTCGGCCAGTGCGGGCACCAGCCCACGGAACATGTAGGAGCTGCTCGGAAAGCCGTGCAGCAGAAGCAGTACCGGAGCATCGGCGGGGCCGGCCTCCCGGTAGAAGATTCGGTGGCCGTTGATGTCGGCGAACCTGTGATGCACTGTCATGGTGTGCTCCTATCGTGGAAGGTGGTGTGCAGAAAGCCGTGCGATTCAGGGTCGTGCGGCGGCAAGAGGAGTCGAACCTCCTTTGCTACGGATGTGTGGTGACCGGCGGTCAGATGAAGATGTCGAGCGGGAGTACGGCGGTGACAATGAAGTTGGGTACGTCGACCATCTCGGAGATCTTGAGATCGACGGCAACAGAACAGATCGTGTAAGCCTGCTGTTCGTCGTAGCCCCATTCGTCGACCAGGTAAGCGATCATCTGATGCAGCGCGTTGGCCGCCGCGAGGCTGGTGTCCTCGGACTCGTTGGTGCCGTCGGCGCGGATGGGAAGTCCGGTCGTCGCATAGAAACGCTTCGGCGCTTGCCACTCCGGCGCCATGATGAAGTCGTCCCGGAAGAACTGCAGGCCCTGGATGCCCCGGCGCTTGGCCTCGCCTTTGCGTAGGTGCAGTTCGGCAGTGAAGGTGGCCGCTACTTCGATAGCGGTACCGCAGACCTCACCGTCACCCTGGGCGAAATGCGCATCGGCGACCGAGAACAACGCCCCTTCGGTGGCCACGGGGATGAGCATCGTCGTCCCGGCGGTGAGTTGCTTGACATCGATATTGCCCGCGATCTCGCGCGGCGGAATGGTGCGAAGCGCGTCGTCGGCGATGGCCGGGTCGGCCGGCACGGCGCCGCGAGGTTGGGGTCCGTTGACGGCGCCACCGCGAGCCAGCAGCTCTGCTTCGCGGCGCAGGTACGTCTCGCGCAGCGAGGTCGACGGGGCGACACCCATGGAACCCATGAAGGGGGCACCGGGGATCCGCACTCCCGGGAGCTGCTCGCTGGTGGCCCAGTTGTCGGCGATGTCCCACTTGGTGATGTGCGGTTGCGTGTACTTGCCGCGGAGAAACCCGAATCCGGGCACCTGAACGGTGTAACCCCAACGGTCACAGCGTGTCTCGCCGATACGGACTTCGAGCAGGTCGCCAGGTTCGGCGTCGCGGACGTACACCGGGCCGGTGTGTGGGTGGACGAGATCGGTGGTGGCGCGCCCGACGTCGTCGTTGGTGGTGTCCTTGTTGAACTGCGAATCCCATGCATCGCGGGCATCCATCACCACGGTGTCACCGGCGTCGATCGTCACGATCGGCGGAATGTCTTCGTGCCACCGGTTGTGCCCGGTGTGCGGCTCTTCGGCGAGGGTCTTGGTTCTGTCGATCTTGACGTAGTGCGTGGCTCCGGCCATCTGGGTTGGTCCTTCGATCCTGGGGTGGGGGACAAACTCCGCTGATCTGAATTCAACGGGGCTCGGCCCGACCCCACCACAGCAAAGTGCGCACAGACACCGGCAATTTGCGCAAAGTGGGCCTCCGGACAGTCGGACGCTCCCGGTGGTTACACACGCTCAACACCGCCGGAACGGGACGGAAATGTGTCGTGGCGACGCTGGTGGCGCAGGCTTACTCTGGGGGTCTGCTCTGAAGGAAGATCTGACATGCCGTCGATTCATGAGTTCGCCCCCCAGGTGCTCGAACGCCTGCCGAGTCCGGTGTGGGTGGTTCAGGGCGACGGGGAAATTGCCTTCGCGAACACCGCTGCCGCCGTCGAGGTCGGCTGGTCAGACCCGCGGCAGCTACTCGGCATGCCCAGCCACGAGACGGTGCATCACCGGTACGTCGATGGTTCGGATTACCCACGTGATGCGTGTCTGGTGCTGCGCAACGGTACCCCGATGCCGTTCCATTCCGACTCCGACGAGTGGTTCATTCGCCGCGACGGCAGCATGTTCCCGATCGCGTGGTCATGTGCGCCCATCGAGATGCCCTCCGGCTCCGGCATAGTCGTTGCGTTCCGGGATGTCAGTGCTGACCGGCAGCGGAACCTGCTGCGCCACACCGGCCAGTGGGAAGCGGTGCTGGACGCGGCCCCCAGTGTGAAGGTCGTCCCCGCCAACCGCGAACTGCTGATGAACCGCATTCGCAGTTTCATCGTCGACAACGCTCTCGACGCGGCGCTCGACCCCACGGTGGTCGCCAAGGAGCATCACATCTCGTTGCGACTCTTGCAGGGGCTGTTCGCTGAAGCCGGCTCGTCTCCGGCCCGGTTCATCCGTGACCGCCGACTGATGCACGCCCGGAAGCTGCTCGATGATGGGGAATCCATCTCGCGGGCGGCAGCGCTGAGCGGGTTCTCGGACCTGGGCACGTTCACCCGCGCCTTCCGCCGCCGTTTCGGTTGTACCCCGTCGTCGTTCCTCAGGGGCTACCACACCCTGCCCTGACACCTGACCGGCTTTGACGTTCAGCGCACCAGGCGTCGTAGCAGTGTCGAGGCGACGGCGACACCCACTGCGGCCGCGGCCACCAGCACACCGATATCGAGTGCCATGTTCGACGGCGTCCCGATCAGCAGACCACGCAGGGCATTGACCTCGTAGCTCAGCGGATTGACCGCGGAGAGCCAGCGCAACCAGCCCGGCATGATGTCGACCGGGTAGAGCGCATTGGAGGCGAAGAACAGCGGCATGGTGATGGCCTGGCCGATGCCCATCAACCGGTCCCGGTTGCGCACCAGCCCGGCGAGCGACATCGACAGGCAGGCGAAGAACACCGCACCGAGCACCACCACGGCCATCGCTGCCAGGATCCGCAACGGGTTCCAGGTCAGCGAAACGCCCATCAGGTAGGCGATCGCCAGCACGCCGATCACCTGCGCGACCGAACGCACCCCCGCCGCGAATGACTTGCCTGCGACCAACGCCGACGCCGGCGCCGGCGTCACCATCAGCTTGGCCAGGATCCCGGCGTCGCGGTCCCAGACGATCTGGATCCCGTAGAAGATCGAGATGAACAGCGCCGACTGGGCGATGATCCCCGGGGCCAGGAACGCCAGGTAGGACACCGAACCGGTGTCGATGACATGCAGGTGGCTGAAGGTCTGGCCGAAGATCAGCAGCCATAACGCCGGCTGCACCATGCGTGTGATGAGTTCGGTGCGATCATGGCGCAGCTTCTGCAGTTCGACAAGCGCGAAAGTGCCCATCCGCAGCACCATTCCACGCAGCCGCCGCCAGCCGTGTGGGGCACGGACCAGGGTCGCAGCCGGATGTGGGTGTTCAGCTACCACGGCGCGCTGTCCTCCTGCTGGAGCGGATTTCTTTGAGTCCCTGGGGCGCCGCCTCTTCGAGCGCGGATCCGGCGTAGTGCCGAAAGACGTCTTCCAGGCTGGCGTCAGGGCCGACCTTCGCCTTCAACTCGGCCGGGCTGCCGACGGCCTGCAGTGTCCCGTGATGCAGCAGCGCCACCCGGTCGCACAGAACGTCGGCTTCTTCCATGTAGTGGGTGGTCAGCAGGACGGTCATGCCGAACTCGTCCTGCATCCGCTGGACCTGCGACCACACTCCGTCGCGGGCGATCGGATCGAGTCCGACGGTGGGCTCGTCGAGGATCAACAGCGACGGCCGGTTGACCAGGGCCTGGGCCAACTCGAGCCGCCGGACCATACCGCCGGAGTAGGTACCGGCCAGAGAGTCGGCGACGTCGAGCAGGTTCATCGCGGCCAGGGCGTCCTCGACGCGGCCGGAGCGTAGCCGGCGGGGGACGTCGTAGAGGCGGGCGAACCATTCGACGTTCTGTCGGCCGGTGAGCGCGGACTCGATCGAGAGTTGTTGGGGCACATAGCCGATGTTGTACCGGATGTCCATGGTCTGGTGTTTGGCGTCGAATCCGAAGATCGACACCTCGCCTTGTTGCACCGGGGTCAGCGTGGTCAGCACCCGCACGGCCGTGGTCTTCCCGGCACCGTTGGGGCCGAGCAGGCCCAGGGTCTCGCCCGGTTCGACGTGCAGGGTGAGGTCGTTGACGGCGGTGAAATCACCGTATCGGTGGGTGAGGTGCCGGCAGTCGATGGCGGGGACGCTGGTCATGGCGTGCGCTCGCCGAGCAGGTGTGTCATCTTGGTGATTACCTCTAATCCCGCTGTCAGAGCAGCGATTTCCTCAGCGTCGAGGTTGTCGATCACTTCGTTCAGGGCGGCCCGTCGGACGGCGCGTGAGGCGTCGGCGAGGCGCTGGGCGGGCTCGGTGAGCCGCAGCCGGCCCACCCGTCGGTCATCGGCGTCGACTTCGCGGACCAGTAGATCTCCGGCGGCCAACTTGGACACCAGCGTCGATGTGGAATTGGGTGCCAGCGCGAGCTCCGCGGCGGCCTTGCTGACCGAGATGCCGGGTTGTCGGCCCACCAAGCGCAGCAGTTCCGCTTGGGACTCGGTGAGGCCGGCATCGGTGCCGGGGCCGACGAAACTGCGTCCCGCCGAGCGCCGTACCTGCCGCCGGAACCGCCCGACGGTGCCCAGCAGCAGACTGATCAACTCGGTGTGAGACCCCACGACACCAAGATACCTCTGTTGCAGAGGTATCTCACCGTCGGGCCGGTAACCGGTGCAGGGTGACGTCACTCAGCGTGCCGTCGGCTGCGGTGGCGGTCATGTAGGTGCAGAACGGTTGGCGACGGCGATCGGTCGGCGATCCGGGATTCAGCAGCCGCAAGCACGTGGGCCCAGATGTCACCGTGGTGTCCCACGGGATGTGGCTGTGGCCGAAGACCAGCACGTCGGTGTCGGGATATTCGCGCGCCATGCGGGCGTCCCGGCCCACTGAGCCGCCGGTTTCGTGCACAACCGTGAACCGCACGCCTGCCAGGGAGGCATCGGCACGTTCAGGCAGGCGGGCTCGCAGATCTGGGCCGTCGTTGTTGCCCCAGCAGGCCACCAGCCGGGCCGACCGCTCTTCGAGCGCGTCGAGCAGGGCGACGTTCACCCAGTCACCGGCATGGATCACCACGTCGGCCCGGTCTACCTCGTCCCAAACCTGGGCCGGCAGGTCTCGCGCGCGTTTGGGGACATGGGTATCGGCGATCAGCAACAGGCGCATGCTGACGATGGTGCGCTATTCGGTTATGGCCCGGGCCTCGGCACCGGTCTCTCCGGCGTCCATCGCATCGTCGGAACCGGTACGGCCCACATATGAGCCGCTCTCATCGTCGTCGCCGCCACCGGCGCGGGATGCCGCCACGTGGTCGTCGTCCTGGACGCCTTGCTCGCTGTCGTCCTTGGGGTCTTTCGAATTCGCTGCCATGTCACCCCGGGTACCCGGGTGCGGGTTCCTGAAAAGCGGGACCCTCAGCCGGTGGTCGCCAGGAACGCCGTCCAATCGCCGAACAGTCCGCGTTGGACGAGTTCGATCCGGATGCCCAGCGGGTTGTTGTGGTAGGCGAAGACTTCGGTGCCGGCCTCGAAGGCGAAGCCGGCCGCGTCGAGACGCGAAGACGTGGCCGCGACGTCGTCGACGAAATAGCCGAGGTGATGGGCGGCGGTACCGGGGGAGGGCATCCACAGCGTGCCCGGGATCTGCTGCACCAGTTCCAGGTGCGGTGCCTGCACCGAGTAGCTCATCCGGAATTCGACGTCGCGCACCTGGTCTCCGATCCGGACGGCGATGGTGTTGGTCATCGGCGTCGTCCACCGGTAACCGCCGACGGCGGTCAGATCGCGCAGCGCAGTATCCAGGTCGGCGACCACGATGCCGGTGTGGAACAGGTCGGCCGGTTCGAGCACGGACGGCATCGACGCCTCCTTGTGGGTTACAGAACGCGGACCCACTGTAACCGTGCTGCTGTCGCGTCGGCCGCGTCCAGGCAGAACCGCACCGGCGTCACCGGCGCCGACCACGGGCTGGTTGACTACCCGCAGACAATGTCGGGACAGGAGCTGAGTACGCATGACCCCAAGCACAGATGCGACCAAGCCGCTGGCCGGCGTGCGGGTGGTCGAGATCTCCAGCTTCGTTGCGGTTCCGCTCGCCGGGATGACGTTGGCGCAGCTCGGCTGTGAGGTGATCCGCGTGGACCCGGTGGGCGGCGCGGCCGATTACAAGCGTTGGCCGCTGGCCGACAGTGGCGACAGCATCTACTGGGCCGGGCTGAACAAGGGCAAGCGCTCGGTGGCCGTGGACTTCCGCTCCGCGGACGGTCAGGACCTGGTGCAGCGGCTGATCACCGACAGTGGACCGGCCGGTGGCATCCTCATCACCAATGTCGTTGGCCGTCAATGGCACTCGTATGAGCAGTTGTCGGCACGCCGCCCCGACCTGATTCACCTCGAGGTGTCCGGACGGGCAGACGGCGGCACCGGGGTCGACTACACCGTCAACGCCGGGATCGGCTTCCCGATGGTGACCGGCCCGGCCACCGAGGAAGGGCCGATCAACCACGTGCTGCCGGCCTGGGACGTCGCCTGTGGGCTTTATGCGGCGCTGGGCATCACCGCGGCGCTGCGCCACCGCGACGCCACCGGGGAAGGCAGCCGTATCCGGGTTCCGCTCGAAGACGTGGCGCTGGCCACCGCGGGCAACCTCGGTTTCCTGACCGAACCGATGATCACCGGCACCCAACGCCAGCGGCTCGGCAACGCCATCTACGGGCAGTACGGCGCCAACTTCACCAGTTCCGACGGCGCGTCGTTCATGCTGGTGGCACTGACCGCCCGGCACATCCGCGACCTCGCCGAGTTGACCGGCACCACCAAAGCCGTTGCCGCGCTGGCAGATGCGTTGGACGCCGACTTCGCCGACGAGGGTGACAGATACCGGCACCGCGACGCGCTCACCGGGCTGTTCGCCGTCTGGTTCCGCGAGCACAGCACCGAGGAGATCGAGTCGGCACTGGCTGCCACCTCCATCCTGTGGGAACGCTACCGAACCTTCGCCGAGGCGGCCGTCGACGACCGGGTGACTGCCAACCCCTTGTTCAGCGCGCTCGAGCAACCCCGCATCGGCCGCTACCTGGCTCCCGGAATCCCATTGATGGTCAACGGAATTCACACTCCCGCGGTGCCCGCGCCCGCACTGGGAGATGACACCGCCGACGTGCTCACCGAGCTGGGCCTGACCCCGGGCCAGCTGCACGAGCTCACCGACTCGGGCACCGTCGGATGAGCGCACTGCTGGAACTGCTGGAGCTGCGCGGCGGGGGCGACACCTGGCAGGCTCCCGGACACGGACCAGAAGGCAAGCGCGCGTTCGGCGGCCAGTTCCTGGCGCAGTCGATGGCCGCCGCCGGCCGCACGGTTGTCGCTGAGGCCCTGCCCACCAGCCTGCATCTGCAGTTCCTACGCGGCGGTGACTCCGGCGCACCGGTCGACTACCAGATCGAGCGGCTCTACGACGGTCGCACCGCGATGACACGTCGTGTGCTCGCCCGCCAAGGTGACCGGATCATCACCTCGGCGACAGCGTCGTTCGCGGTGCCGCTGCCCGGTCCCGAGCACGGACAGTACGACGCACTGCCTGAGGACCCCGATGCGCTGCCCGCCACCGGCCCGGCCGGACCCGCACCCGGGCTGCCGCTGGACGAACTCGACATCCGGATCGCCGACCACGGGACCGGCGCCGGCTTCGTTCGCCGGTTGTATTGGCGGGCAACCGTTTCGGTGCCGGAGGATCCGCTGCTGCACACCTGCCTGGCGTTGTTCGTCACCGATGTGTACATGATCGATCCCGCCCTGCGGGTGCACGGCCATGCGATGAGCGACCGCAGCCATCGCAGCGGCACCACCGACGCCTCGGTGTGGTTTCACCGGCCCGTGCACGCCGACCGCTGGAATCTGCTGGAATCCCGATCGCCGGCCGCCGCGCGCGGTCGCGGGGTGGTGACGGCACAACTGGCCGGCGCCGACGGCGAGATCTACGCGACCGCGGTGCAGGAGGGGCTGATCGCGGCCAGGCAGTAGTGCTGAGCAAGATGGGGTGCAGGTCAACGAGAGGATGAAATCCATGCGGACGTTCGAATCGGTCGATGAGCTGGTTGCGGCCAAAGGTGAAGAGCTCGGCTCCAGCGAGTGGGTCACCATCAGCCAGGACGAGGTGAACATGTTCGCCGACGCCACCGGCGACCATCAGTGGATTCACGTCGACCCGGAGAAGGCGGCCAGCGGACCCTTCGGCACGACGATCGCCCATGGGTTCATGACGCTGTCGCTGCTGCCCCGGCTGATGCACCAGATCTACACCGTCAAGGGCATCAAGCTGGCCATCAATTACGGCCTGAACAAGGTGCGCTTCCCGGCGCCGGTGCCGGTGGGTTCCAAGGTCCGGGGCACCAGCACGCTGACTGACACCCAGGACATCGGGCAGGGCACCGTGCAGGTGACGGTCACCACGACGATCGAGATCGAGGGTGCGGCCAAGCCGGCCTGCGTCGCCGAGAGCATCCTGCGCTATATCAGCTGACCCCGGCCGTCACACCCCCCCCGGCGCCATTTCCCATTCCCCATTTCCCATTTCCCGCGAGCGTGCGCGTCCCCGCCCAACACGCCGGGCGCATTTCGTGTTCTGCGCACGCTCGCGCAAGTGGCAATCGGCCCTCACAACGTCAGTTCGCTCAGCCCGGGGTGCTCGGCTGGCCGGGGGCCGCTGTCATCCCAGTGGAACAACCGCTCGGCCGCGGTGATCGCCACATCATTGATGCTCGCGTGCCGGGTGTTCATCAAACCGTCGGCGTCGAACGCCCAGTTCTCGTTGCCGTACGCGCGGAACCACTGGCCGGTGCCGTCGTGGTACTCGTAGGCGAACCTCACGGCGATGTGGTTCTCACTGTGGGCCCACAGCTCCTTGATCAGCCGGTAGTCCAGTTCCCGGGCCCACTTGTCGGTGAGGAACTCGATGATTGCCGGCCGTCCCTGGACGAAGGTCGAGCGGTTCCGCCACCAGCTGTCGGGGGTGTAGGCCAGCGCGACCTTGCCGGGATTGCGAGTGTTCCAGGCGTTCTCGGCGGCGCGGACCTTCTCGATCGCGGTCTCGCGGGTGAACGGCGGCAGCGGTGCCCGGGGCGTGCGGATCTCGGTGGGGTCATCCATGGGCTCTACTGTCCTCGCGGCTCGTGGGGTTGTCGCGAGGGGGCGCAGACTACGAGATTTCCTCGGCGTGTCAGCCGGGGACGCGCACGCTCGCGGGAAAAGGGAAGGTCAGTAGGCGTCGAAGGCGAGTTTGATCGCCAGTGCCAAGCCGGCCACGCCGATCACCCAGCGGATCGGGGCGGCGGGGGCGTGGCGGACCACCACCGGACCCAGCCGTGAACCCAGCACACAGCCGATGGCCAGCGGGATCACCGAGGGCCAGTGCACCGGCGCCATCACGATGAAGATGATCGCGGCCACGCCGTTGGAGGCGCCGAGCATCACGTTCTTGGCCGCGTTGGCGTTGGCCAGCGACGCAGTCCCGGCCCGCAGCAGCAACGCCAACAGCAGCACGCCCGCCGCCGCCCCGAAATAGCCGCCGTAGATCGCGATCAGCAGGACCGCGCCGCCCAGGAGCAGCAGTACGCCGCGACTGCGGGGCGGCGCCTCTCCCGGCAGGGTCGGCCGCGCCGGTCGCGGCCATACGATGGCGACCGCCGAGAACCCGATCAGCAGCGGTACCAGCTTTTCGAATCCTTCTGCCGGCGTCGACAACAGCAGCACCCCGCCGATCGCCCCGCCGAGTGCGGCCACCGGGACGGTGCGCAGCAGGAAGGGTCCTTGGCCGCGCAGTTCGGGGCGCGACCCGATGATCGATCCGACGGCGTTGCCCACCAGCGCGACGGTGTTGGTGACGTTGGCCGCCACCGGCGGCAACCCCACGGCCAGCAGCGCCGGGTACGTCGCCACCGACGCCAGACCGGCGACGCTGCCGGTGAGTCCGCCGGCTACTCCGGCCGCGAACAGCAGTGCGATCTCGGCCCAGTTCACGACAGCACAGGGCCATGCATAGGAAATGTATGTATAGACAAAGTCTGGCACACGTGGCTAGGTCGTAGAGTTGCGCCCCCGGCGACGGTCCCGTTCGGAGGACAGCCGCCGCGTCTCGTCGGATACCGGCGCTGACAGGATCGCGGCCACGACGTCGATGAGGTGACTCAGAAACAGTCGGTTGTCGGTGTGCGGGCCGGATTCGGCGCGCCGGGCCAGCGTCACCGCCGTGTAGACCAGCGCGTCGAAACGGGGGTGTAGTTTCGCGCTCTCGGGGTCCAGCAGCGGTGCCACCACCGCGCGCCACCGGCGCAGGCTGCCGAACCGGCCGTCGGCCGCAGCGAGCATCGGACTGGGGCGGTTGAGTAGCTCGGCGTAGACCCGCAGGAACTGCGGCCCGCCACTGGAATCGTCGAGCTTGGCCCCGAGCGGGCGCACCAGCGCGGCGGCCATCACCCGAAGCGACGGCTCACCTGCGCCGGCATCATGCACCGCGTCGAGCAGTGCGTGCCTGCGTTCGTCGACGGCCGGCAGATGCTTGTCCAGAATGGCGCGCAGCACCCCGTCGCGGTCGGAGAAGTGGTACTGCACGGCGATGACGTTCTTGGCACCGGCACTGCGGGCGATCTCGCGCAGGCTCACGCCTTCGACGCCCCGGTCGGCGAACAACTGCTCGGCGGCGGCGAGCAGGTTCGCGCGGGTATCGGTGGTGGGCACCAGGTCTACAGTTCGGCGACGTCGCGTTCCAGCCGCTCGGCCAGCCGGGCCTGGGCCTCGGCGCGCCGGGTGGGGATATGCGCCGACGGGAACATCGTGTGGACGGGCTGGTACTCCTTGAGGGTGCGGCGGGCCAGGGTGAGCTTGTGGACTTCGGTTGGGCCGTCGGCGATTCCGAGCGATTGCGCCGCCACCATCATCTTGACGAACGGCATCTCGTTGGAGACCCCCAGCGCGCCGTGCAGATGCATCGCCCGCTGCACCACGTCGTGCAGGACCGCGGGCATGGCCACCTTCACCGCGGCGA
Proteins encoded:
- a CDS encoding amino acid permease, which translates into the protein MPTETGPPAPPPLPPSYGYTLKRLFLGKPLITDQLKNEKLSNRVALGVLSPDAISSSAYGTEVILIELLPYAALGAFALLLPITGVILCILILVAASYCQVVMTYTRAGGSYVVARDNFGPRVAQVAAAALLIDYVVTVAVQAAAGTVAVVSAVRMLGPYSLEITVGVVIAMCFVNLRGLREVGRPFAVPTYFFIVMMTVMITTGVVRHLIWGLPQYDPATLIGTVPVQHADGLIMGATLLVLLRAFANGGASLTGVEAISNTVGSFREPAGTNARKVLVVMATVLAFLLAGVAYLAYATHAIPYTAGYPSVLSEIARAVFGSGPAGHVLYGLVQIATAAILFTGANTSFNGFPALANYVAEDRFLPRQLARRGQRLVFSNGIIVLTVLAVALLVFTGGSVNDLVPFYAIGVFTGFAMAGYGMSKHHLTHREPGWRYKLVINFSAGLVSTVVVAIFAIAKFTEGAWLVVVIFPILVFALIRLNREYRAEAAILEGVRGLEPDSVTYDQHRVFVLVNSVDLALLEALRYGRGLRADELTAVHFMIDEAYAELLRKRWQHYGLQPPLQIIDCPDCRLIRAAQELVFTETAEHPNTNVTLLLPRRSYSPVIGRLLHDRTADRIARAVSRLPHAAATIVPYDVQSRIRQAFPDRFEERVTRELEKVQARVDRTASEPREQPDSPPPVIAVDSLVSGLRATIEGQVVRIEDKTRDGQPLRIVVLGDDSGEINVLFNAGRGADIRPGQQLRMTGKAHQTGTRPIFLEDPQVESPH
- a CDS encoding alpha/beta fold hydrolase, coding for MTVHHRFADINGHRIFYREAGPADAPVLLLLHGFPSSSYMFRGLVPALADTFHVIAPDHLGFGLSDAPGVDEFDYTFDALTGLTAGLLEHLGISRYALYVHDYGAPIGWRLATAAPSAITAIISQSGNAYDAGFVTGFWAPIVAYQQQQNADTEAGVRQYFTLEATRWQYTNGVSDETLVSPESWYHDYNLISRPGNDAVQLKLFHDYATNAPMYPALHEYFRSSQVPLLAVWGRGDGIFGPDGATAFAEDLPNAEIHLLDGGHFLLESALDDVTNLIRPFLGKLPVSG
- a CDS encoding acetamidase/formamidase family protein; protein product: MAGATHYVKIDRTKTLAEEPHTGHNRWHEDIPPIVTIDAGDTVVMDARDAWDSQFNKDTTNDDVGRATTDLVHPHTGPVYVRDAEPGDLLEVRIGETRCDRWGYTVQVPGFGFLRGKYTQPHITKWDIADNWATSEQLPGVRIPGAPFMGSMGVAPSTSLRETYLRREAELLARGGAVNGPQPRGAVPADPAIADDALRTIPPREIAGNIDVKQLTAGTTMLIPVATEGALFSVADAHFAQGDGEVCGTAIEVAATFTAELHLRKGEAKRRGIQGLQFFRDDFIMAPEWQAPKRFYATTGLPIRADGTNESEDTSLAAANALHQMIAYLVDEWGYDEQQAYTICSVAVDLKISEMVDVPNFIVTAVLPLDIFI
- a CDS encoding helix-turn-helix domain-containing protein; the encoded protein is MPSIHEFAPQVLERLPSPVWVVQGDGEIAFANTAAAVEVGWSDPRQLLGMPSHETVHHRYVDGSDYPRDACLVLRNGTPMPFHSDSDEWFIRRDGSMFPIAWSCAPIEMPSGSGIVVAFRDVSADRQRNLLRHTGQWEAVLDAAPSVKVVPANRELLMNRIRSFIVDNALDAALDPTVVAKEHHISLRLLQGLFAEAGSSPARFIRDRRLMHARKLLDDGESISRAAALSGFSDLGTFTRAFRRRFGCTPSSFLRGYHTLP
- a CDS encoding ABC transporter permease — its product is MVLRMGTFALVELQKLRHDRTELITRMVQPALWLLIFGQTFSHLHVIDTGSVSYLAFLAPGIIAQSALFISIFYGIQIVWDRDAGILAKLMVTPAPASALVAGKSFAAGVRSVAQVIGVLAIAYLMGVSLTWNPLRILAAMAVVVLGAVFFACLSMSLAGLVRNRDRLMGIGQAITMPLFFASNALYPVDIMPGWLRWLSAVNPLSYEVNALRGLLIGTPSNMALDIGVLVAAAAVGVAVASTLLRRLVR
- a CDS encoding ATP-binding cassette domain-containing protein, producing the protein MTSVPAIDCRHLTHRYGDFTAVNDLTLHVEPGETLGLLGPNGAGKTTAVRVLTTLTPVQQGEVSIFGFDAKHQTMDIRYNIGYVPQQLSIESALTGRQNVEWFARLYDVPRRLRSGRVEDALAAMNLLDVADSLAGTYSGGMVRRLELAQALVNRPSLLILDEPTVGLDPIARDGVWSQVQRMQDEFGMTVLLTTHYMEEADVLCDRVALLHHGTLQAVGSPAELKAKVGPDASLEDVFRHYAGSALEEAAPQGLKEIRSSRRTARRGS